Proteins encoded together in one Micromonospora auratinigra window:
- a CDS encoding Pycsar system effector family protein: protein MEHEEPWKVLQNVNEWLRHADTKASLVLTLDGALIGLIALRVQGREEFERQPATTVLLLLALGLLAASLVATVLAVAPRTKITGQHWSLLHFGHVGERFEARESEFVTEFVALLGDPDALRREVGSQVWANSIVGRRKYRHLSWGIRCAAGAILLIGLASVVGPFTA, encoded by the coding sequence GTGGAGCACGAGGAGCCGTGGAAGGTGTTGCAGAACGTCAACGAGTGGCTCCGGCACGCCGACACCAAGGCAAGCCTCGTGCTGACCCTGGACGGCGCGCTGATCGGTCTGATCGCTCTGCGCGTGCAGGGCCGGGAGGAGTTCGAGCGGCAACCGGCCACGACCGTGCTGCTGCTCCTCGCGCTCGGGCTGCTGGCCGCCAGCCTCGTCGCCACGGTGCTGGCCGTGGCACCCCGCACCAAGATCACCGGCCAGCACTGGTCGCTGCTGCACTTCGGTCACGTCGGGGAACGGTTCGAGGCGAGGGAGTCGGAGTTCGTCACCGAGTTCGTCGCGCTGCTCGGGGACCCGGACGCACTCCGGCGTGAGGTCGGCAGCCAGGTGTGGGCCAACAGCATCGTCGGGCGGCGCAAGTACCGCCATCTGAGCTGGGGAATCCGCTGCGCCGCCGGCGCGATCCTGTTGATCGGGCTGGCGAGCGTGGTCGGGCCGTTCACTGCGTGA
- a CDS encoding Type 1 glutamine amidotransferase-like domain-containing protein — MKLLLTSGGVTNPSIHSALVRLLGKPITECHALCVPTAQWGHPMCGPTSVRGLLAAEPRFRHLSGLGWASLGVLELTALSSIGAQRWVPWAREADVLLVDGGDATYLCHWMRESGLADLLPELPGTVWVGVSAGSMVMTPRIGTSFVEWPAAPDDRTLGVVDFSIFPHLDAFPTNTLAHAQRWAAGIGVPAYAIDEQTAIQVVDGAVEVISEGQWQKFGA, encoded by the coding sequence GTGAAGCTCCTGCTCACCTCAGGCGGCGTCACGAACCCGAGCATCCACTCGGCGCTCGTGCGGCTGCTCGGCAAGCCGATCACCGAGTGCCACGCCCTCTGCGTCCCGACGGCACAGTGGGGTCACCCGATGTGCGGCCCGACCTCGGTGCGGGGCTTACTGGCCGCCGAGCCCCGGTTCCGGCACCTGTCCGGCCTGGGTTGGGCGTCGCTCGGCGTCCTCGAACTCACCGCGCTGTCCAGCATCGGCGCGCAGCGCTGGGTCCCCTGGGCCCGGGAGGCCGACGTGCTCCTGGTCGACGGCGGCGACGCGACCTACCTGTGTCACTGGATGCGGGAGTCCGGGCTGGCCGACCTGCTGCCGGAACTGCCCGGGACGGTCTGGGTGGGGGTGAGCGCCGGGAGCATGGTCATGACGCCCCGGATCGGGACGTCCTTCGTCGAGTGGCCGGCGGCACCGGACGACCGCACCCTGGGAGTCGTCGACTTCTCGATCTTCCCGCACCTGGACGCCTTCCCGACGAACACCCTGGCCCACGCGCAGCGGTGGGCCGCCGGGATCGGTGTCCCCGCCTACGCCATCGACGAACAGACGGCCATCCAGGTCGTCGACGGCGCGGTCGAGGTGATCTCCGAAGGGCAGTGGCAGAAGTTCGGGGCATGA
- a CDS encoding protein phosphatase 2C domain-containing protein, whose product MTDGWSTRNFTVRAASVRGYLHRHRGTPRQDDLAVAVHPPTGAVVFAVADGVSAARHSHLGAALVCRAAVREILADLAAGGLVDWQNVVRQAAWQLVEQTRTLLGLAEADPAVAEEAMASTLVAGMVLPDGPTVSLIQVGDTGAWVLRDGAYRSLLDGKLHTGDAVVSSAVTALPRTPLVSPRSGLLGRDEVLLIGTDGFGDALGDGTGQVGRYFADRLARPLPPVRFAYHLDFSRETYDDDRTLLAIWPRTEA is encoded by the coding sequence GTGACCGATGGCTGGTCCACCCGGAACTTCACCGTGCGTGCCGCCTCTGTCCGTGGCTACCTGCACCGCCACCGGGGTACGCCGCGGCAGGACGATCTCGCCGTGGCGGTCCACCCACCCACCGGAGCGGTCGTGTTCGCCGTCGCCGACGGGGTTTCCGCGGCCCGGCACTCGCACCTCGGTGCCGCGCTGGTGTGCCGGGCGGCGGTCCGGGAGATCCTCGCGGACCTCGCGGCCGGCGGCCTGGTGGACTGGCAGAACGTGGTGCGGCAGGCGGCGTGGCAGCTCGTGGAGCAGACCAGGACGCTGCTCGGCCTGGCCGAGGCCGACCCGGCCGTTGCCGAGGAGGCGATGGCGAGCACCCTGGTCGCCGGGATGGTCCTGCCGGACGGTCCCACCGTCTCGCTCATCCAGGTCGGTGACACCGGCGCCTGGGTGCTGCGCGACGGCGCGTACCGCAGCCTGCTCGACGGCAAGCTGCACACCGGTGACGCCGTCGTCTCGTCCGCGGTGACCGCCTTACCGCGGACGCCCCTGGTCAGCCCGCGCAGCGGGCTGCTGGGGCGGGACGAGGTGCTGCTGATCGGCACCGACGGCTTCGGTGACGCGCTGGGCGACGGCACTGGCCAGGTGGGACGCTACTTCGCCGATCGGCTGGCGAGGCCGCTGCCACCGGTCCGGTTCGCCTATCACCTCGACTTCTCGCGGGAGACGTACGACGACGACCGGACCTTGCTGGCGATCTGGCCGCGGACGGAAGCCTGA
- a CDS encoding aminoglycoside phosphotransferase family protein, which translates to MRSPLVERVEVTAVGTAGVPYRCAVVAKRACAAEVVVLREIATVSTDAFPELIDAGADDHGPWVVLSFRPGAALAWDAALPAAVYASLARLHQRYLGGAGRLPAGLPRVDEEFCRHALREFAPAGIHEARRGDPRPVHDRALDLLGRWSHDERMLAGPRVLPATLLHGDVYGHNVVVDSADGTRPCLIDWGSARIGPAMLDVALTAGTSSAGFAAYLRAWEEAACAPLDRWQAAAGHAWATAFGTAMFVGAVATRFGPAPVGRLLDRAGAALDRFGHLLAGAGHG; encoded by the coding sequence GTGCGCTCACCGCTCGTGGAGCGGGTCGAGGTCACCGCGGTGGGTACGGCCGGCGTGCCGTACCGGTGCGCGGTGGTCGCGAAGCGGGCCTGCGCCGCCGAGGTGGTCGTCCTGCGGGAGATCGCGACGGTGTCCACCGACGCCTTCCCGGAGCTGATCGACGCGGGGGCCGACGACCACGGTCCGTGGGTGGTGCTGTCCTTCCGTCCCGGCGCCGCCCTGGCCTGGGACGCGGCGCTTCCGGCGGCGGTGTACGCGAGCCTGGCCCGGCTGCACCAGCGGTATCTCGGGGGTGCGGGCCGGCTGCCCGCCGGCCTGCCACGGGTGGACGAGGAGTTCTGCCGACACGCGTTGCGGGAGTTCGCCCCGGCGGGGATCCACGAGGCCCGGCGCGGGGATCCCCGTCCGGTGCACGACCGGGCCCTGGACCTGCTCGGGCGCTGGAGCCACGACGAGCGGATGCTCGCCGGACCGCGCGTGCTGCCCGCCACGCTCCTGCACGGCGACGTGTACGGACACAACGTGGTGGTCGACTCCGCCGACGGCACCCGTCCGTGCCTGATCGACTGGGGCAGCGCCCGGATCGGGCCGGCGATGCTGGACGTCGCGCTGACCGCCGGGACGTCGTCGGCCGGCTTCGCGGCGTACCTGCGGGCCTGGGAGGAGGCGGCGTGTGCTCCCCTCGACCGCTGGCAGGCCGCGGCGGGCCACGCCTGGGCGACCGCCTTCGGCACCGCGATGTTCGTCGGCGCGGTCGCCACCCGCTTCGGCCCCGCGCCCGTCGGGCGGCTGCTCGACCGGGCCGGGGCCGCCCTGGACCGGTTCGGGCATCTCCTGGCCGGGGCCGGCCATGGCTGA
- a CDS encoding HEAT repeat domain-containing protein, protein MTEARDAAATVPPEVAGAVAATAGGEHDDLRRLLDVLAAVHGRGDVDAARATLRLLAGTPRLLTRLDEYVRHNPWRPPYRSPVVDELAGALTRPRVGPVAVAVAAGHPDGRVRERAVRVLLSRPLPELTPFLVLRTADWVRPVRAAARAGLALLLADEPATHLVPAVAAGALIAGRQRGDFAVAQVTTALQGAPARLRAEAARHASAAQRRVLFDLDLAYGRLRLADLLAAVDDRDVRVRARAAEAAAREAVWTGRLPALHRLAGNRHAEVRAVGLTGLLRLGRHAEVAGHIDDRHQLVRAIAREAARRDGVDARAAYRTAVAGVAPTVGALAGLAEVGTDADAPLLRPLLGHPDPRLRGAAVRALARLDAVPVALVVPLLRDPVAGVVREAATALRPISGALPPELPWELLADERVALRRAGYRLLGTRPWALRLRAALLLVGDPEPRLAERARADLTGFARATVNRYGWAPPELTGPQRAELLRLTAVAEPALGVRVAGLLTDWLRAG, encoded by the coding sequence ATGACCGAGGCACGGGACGCGGCCGCGACGGTACCGCCGGAGGTGGCCGGTGCGGTCGCCGCGACCGCCGGTGGGGAGCACGACGACCTGCGCCGGCTGCTGGACGTGCTGGCCGCCGTCCACGGGCGCGGCGACGTCGACGCCGCCCGGGCGACGCTGCGGCTGCTGGCCGGTACGCCCCGGCTGCTGACCCGGCTCGACGAGTACGTCCGGCACAACCCGTGGCGACCGCCGTACCGGTCACCGGTCGTTGACGAGCTGGCCGGGGCGCTCACCCGGCCCCGGGTCGGCCCGGTTGCGGTCGCCGTCGCCGCCGGCCACCCAGACGGGCGGGTCCGGGAACGGGCCGTGCGGGTGCTGCTGTCCCGCCCCCTGCCGGAGCTGACCCCGTTCCTGGTGCTGCGTACCGCCGACTGGGTCCGGCCGGTACGTGCCGCCGCCCGCGCCGGCCTGGCGCTGCTGCTCGCCGACGAGCCGGCCACCCACCTGGTGCCCGCCGTCGCGGCCGGCGCGCTGATCGCCGGCCGGCAACGCGGCGACTTCGCGGTCGCGCAGGTCACCACCGCCTTGCAGGGCGCACCCGCGCGGTTGCGCGCCGAGGCGGCCCGGCACGCGTCGGCGGCGCAGCGCCGCGTCCTGTTCGACCTCGACCTGGCGTACGGCCGGCTGCGCCTGGCCGACCTGCTCGCCGCCGTCGACGACCGGGACGTCCGGGTCCGCGCCCGGGCCGCCGAGGCCGCCGCCCGGGAGGCGGTCTGGACCGGCCGGCTGCCGGCGCTGCACCGGCTCGCCGGGAACCGGCACGCCGAGGTACGCGCGGTGGGCCTGACCGGGCTGCTCCGCCTCGGCCGGCACGCCGAGGTGGCCGGTCACATCGACGACCGGCACCAGTTGGTCCGCGCCATCGCCCGCGAGGCGGCCCGCCGGGACGGGGTGGACGCGCGGGCCGCCTACCGGACCGCGGTCGCCGGCGTCGCGCCGACGGTCGGCGCGCTGGCCGGGCTCGCCGAGGTGGGCACCGACGCCGACGCGCCCCTGCTGCGTCCGCTGCTCGGTCACCCGGATCCCCGGCTGCGCGGCGCGGCGGTCCGGGCCCTGGCCCGGCTCGACGCCGTTCCGGTCGCGCTCGTCGTGCCGCTGCTGCGCGACCCCGTCGCCGGGGTGGTGCGGGAGGCGGCCACCGCGCTGCGCCCGATCAGCGGGGCGCTCCCGCCCGAGCTGCCCTGGGAGCTGCTCGCCGACGAGCGGGTGGCCCTGCGCCGGGCCGGCTACCGGCTGCTCGGCACCCGACCGTGGGCGCTGCGGCTGCGGGCGGCGCTGCTGCTGGTCGGCGACCCGGAGCCACGGCTCGCGGAGCGGGCCCGGGCCGACCTGACCGGCTTCGCCCGGGCCACGGTGAACCGGTACGGCTGGGCGCCGCCGGAGCTGACCGGGCCGCAGCGCGCCGAGCTGCTCCGGCTGACCGCGGTGGCCGAGCCGGCCCTCGGGGTCCGCGTCGCCGGGCTGCTGACCGACTGGCTGCGGGCGGGCTGA
- a CDS encoding Crp/Fnr family transcriptional regulator, translating into MDLGRHHRVPFWHALAEEQRAGLRALGSLRRYPPEAVLVHERDESDFAIVLLDGCVKVSANTHRGYQAVLALRDGGDLVGELAGFDGGGRSATLTAMTPVEALVIPADRFRMFLKGFPQAAEIVQRTVSVRLREADRQRAAAGAESVPQRLAELLLDLGRRYGVPDDEGGLLVELPLSQADLAGLVLTSQRTLGRTLEHWRDEGWVVTGRRSVLITAAGRAALVAAPHRQMSR; encoded by the coding sequence ATGGATCTGGGGCGCCACCACCGGGTGCCGTTCTGGCATGCCCTCGCGGAGGAGCAGAGGGCGGGGCTCCGGGCGCTCGGGTCGCTGCGCCGTTACCCGCCGGAGGCCGTGCTGGTGCACGAGCGCGACGAGAGCGACTTCGCCATCGTGCTGCTGGACGGCTGCGTCAAGGTATCCGCGAACACTCACCGGGGCTACCAGGCGGTGCTGGCCCTGCGTGACGGCGGTGACCTGGTCGGCGAGCTGGCCGGCTTCGACGGGGGTGGTCGGTCCGCGACCCTGACCGCGATGACGCCGGTGGAGGCGCTGGTCATTCCCGCGGACCGGTTCCGGATGTTCCTCAAGGGCTTCCCGCAGGCCGCCGAGATCGTGCAGCGTACCGTCTCCGTCCGGCTACGCGAGGCCGATCGTCAACGCGCCGCCGCCGGTGCCGAGTCGGTCCCACAGCGCCTCGCCGAGCTGCTGCTGGACCTCGGGCGCCGCTACGGGGTGCCGGATGATGAGGGCGGCCTGCTCGTTGAGCTGCCGTTGTCGCAGGCGGACCTCGCTGGTCTGGTGCTCACCTCGCAGCGCACGCTCGGCCGGACACTGGAGCACTGGCGCGACGAGGGCTGGGTGGTGACCGGCCGCCGCAGCGTGCTGATCACCGCCGCCGGACGGGCGGCGCTCGTCGCCGCGCCGCACCGTCAGATGTCCCGGTAG
- the tig gene encoding trigger factor has translation MKSTVETLSPTRVRLAIEVPFVELEPSLKKAYREIGQQVQVPGFRRGKVPAAIIDQRVGRGTVLNEAVQEAIPQNILAAVREHDLKTLGRPEVEITEFNDGDSLNFTAEMDVRPEITLPDPATIEVTVDEVQIADSEIDEQVGNLRERFATLKTVERAAQEGDYVQIDLNATVDGEDVPGGSASNISHEVGSKQLLPGLDEAVVGLAAGDSTTFTTQLVGGDFAGKDAEVAVTVRTVKEKELPELDDDFAQMASEFDTIAELRDDVRERVSRGKKVEQIYAARDKALEQMVEAAEVPAPEGVVKEEVESRKAAMIDQLQRIGASLEEYLAAEEKTEEQIDAELTEAATDGVKIQLLLDTLADAEDVQVSDDEFGHEIVHRAQRAGMAPQQYYDELVRSGAAAAVFGDVRRGKALASVMEKIKIKDSAGNEVTLDALRAQNEAEHNHEH, from the coding sequence GTGAAGAGCACCGTCGAGACTCTGAGCCCGACGCGCGTGCGGCTCGCCATCGAGGTGCCGTTCGTCGAGCTCGAGCCGAGCCTCAAGAAGGCGTACCGGGAGATCGGCCAGCAGGTCCAGGTTCCCGGCTTCCGTCGGGGCAAGGTTCCCGCCGCCATCATCGACCAGCGGGTCGGCCGGGGCACCGTCCTCAACGAGGCGGTGCAGGAGGCCATCCCGCAGAACATCCTCGCCGCGGTCCGCGAGCACGACCTGAAGACGCTGGGCCGTCCCGAGGTCGAGATCACCGAGTTCAACGACGGTGACTCGCTCAACTTCACCGCCGAGATGGACGTCCGCCCCGAGATCACCCTGCCGGACCCGGCCACCATCGAGGTGACCGTCGACGAGGTGCAGATCGCCGACAGCGAGATCGACGAGCAGGTCGGCAACCTGCGCGAGCGGTTCGCCACGCTGAAGACCGTCGAGCGGGCCGCCCAGGAGGGCGACTACGTCCAGATCGACCTGAACGCGACCGTCGACGGCGAGGACGTGCCGGGCGGCTCGGCGAGCAACATCTCGCACGAGGTCGGCAGCAAGCAGCTCCTGCCGGGCCTGGACGAGGCCGTGGTCGGGCTGGCCGCCGGCGACAGCACCACCTTCACCACCCAGCTCGTCGGCGGCGACTTCGCCGGCAAGGACGCCGAGGTGGCGGTGACCGTGCGCACGGTCAAGGAGAAGGAGCTGCCGGAGCTGGACGACGACTTCGCCCAGATGGCCAGCGAGTTCGACACCATCGCGGAGCTCCGCGACGACGTGCGCGAGCGGGTCAGCCGGGGCAAGAAGGTCGAGCAGATCTACGCCGCCCGGGACAAGGCCCTCGAGCAGATGGTCGAGGCCGCCGAGGTGCCGGCGCCGGAGGGTGTCGTCAAGGAGGAGGTCGAGAGCCGCAAGGCCGCGATGATCGACCAGCTCCAGCGCATCGGCGCCTCCCTGGAGGAGTACCTCGCCGCCGAGGAGAAGACCGAGGAGCAGATCGACGCCGAGCTGACCGAGGCGGCCACCGACGGGGTCAAGATCCAGCTGCTGCTGGACACCCTCGCCGACGCCGAGGACGTCCAGGTCTCCGACGACGAGTTCGGCCACGAGATCGTGCACCGCGCGCAGCGCGCCGGAATGGCCCCGCAGCAGTACTACGACGAGCTGGTCCGCTCGGGTGCCGCCGCGGCCGTCTTCGGCGACGTGCGCCGGGGCAAGGCGCTCGCCTCGGTGATGGAGAAGATCAAGATCAAGGACTCGGCGGGCAACGAGGTCACCCTCGACGCGCTGCGGGCCCAGAACGAGGCCGAGCACAACCACGAGCACTGA